The following proteins are co-located in the Phocoena phocoena chromosome 1, mPhoPho1.1, whole genome shotgun sequence genome:
- the IL22RA1 gene encoding interleukin-22 receptor subunit alpha-1 has translation MRMLLVILAAGSLVAHFAEDTSDLLQHVKFQSSNFENILTWDSRPESAPDTVYSVQYKTYGETEWQAKEGCQRITRKSCNLTVETGNLTDFYYARVTAIDAGGQSATKMTDRFSSLQHTIIKPPDVTCIPKVRSIQLIVHPTYTPIHTGNGHRLTLEDIFQDLFYHLDLHINHTYQMHLGGKQREFEFFGLTPDTEFLGTIMSLVPTWSKKSIPYMYRAKTLPDQTWTYSFSGAFLFSMGFLVAVLCYLSYRYITKPPPPPNSLDVQHVLTFQPLQFIQEHILSPIFDLSGPSGLAQPVQYSQVKVSGPIEPPGAPPRHGLSEVAYLGQPDLSILRPSGGPPLQTLPPLPYAPQAAPEGGPLSYAPQVTPQTKPPSYTPQAISEAQPPSYTPQATPDSWPPSYGICGEGSGRDSPPMTLSGPKHLGTKGQLQKEAPAGSCSPGGLSLQQVTSLAMEDPQEVKSFHQHLGVHTDREPDSDVVRRGEPRTRSYVKGQLPLLSSVQIEGHPVSLPLQTPSRPCSPTDKGPSPWGLLESLVCPSDEGPTTETEAQSPGPRAPDLESPVELDSLFRGLALTVQWET, from the exons CTCACTTCGCTGAGGACACCTCAGATCTTCTTCAGCACGTGAAATTCCAGTCCAGCAACTTCGAAAACATCCTGACGTGGGACAGCAGGCCGGAGAGTGCCCCAGACACCGTCTACAGTGTGCAGTACAAGAC TTATGGAGAGACAGAGTGGCAGGCAAAGGAGGGCTGCCAGCGGATCACCCGGAAATCCTGCAACCTTAccgtggagacaggcaaccttacGGATTTCTACTACGCCCGGGTCACCGCCATCGACGCGGGAGGCCAGTCCGCCACTAAGATGACCGACCGGTTCAGCTCACTGCAGCACA CTATCATCAAACCACCTGATGTGACTTGTATCCCCAAGGTGAGATCCATCCAGTTGATTGTCCATCCCACCTACACGCCCATCCACACAGGGAATGGCCACCGGCTAACCCTGGAGGACATCTTCCAGGACCTGTTCTATCACTTAGATCTGCACATCAACCACACCTACCAAATG CACCTTGGAGGCAAGCAGAGAGAATTCGAGTTCTTTGGCCTGACCCCTGACACGGAGTTCCTTGGGACCATCATGAGTTTAGTTCCAACCTGGTCCAAGAAGAGCATCCCCTACATGTACCGAGCGAAGACGCTGCCAG ATCAGACGTGGACCTACTCCTTTTCCGGCGCCTTCCTGTTCTCCATGGGCTTCCTGGTCGCAGTGCTCTGCTACCTGAGCTACAGATACATCACCAAGCCGCCTCCGCCTCCCAACTCCCTG GATGTCCAGCACGTACTGACCTTCCAGCCTCTGCAGTTCATCCAGGAGCACATCTTAAGCCCCATCTTTGACCTCAGTGGCCCGAGCGGCCTGGCGCAGCCTGTCCAGTATTCCCAAGTCAAGGTCTCCGGGCCCATCGAGCCTCCAGGAGCCCCACCGCGACACGGCCTGTCTGAGGTCGCCTACCTTGGGCAGCCGGACCTCTCCATCCTCCGGCCCTCTGGCGGGCCACCTCTCCAGACACTCCCCCCACTGCCCTATGCCCCCCAGGCTGCCCCTGAGGGCGGGCCCCTGTCCTATGCACCTCAGGTAACCCCCCAAACGAAACCCCCCTCCTACACTCCCCAGGCCATCTCGGAGGCCCAGCCTCCTTCCTACACCCCTCAGGCCACTCCGGACAGCTGGCCTCCTTCCTACGGGATATGCGGGGAAGGCTCTGGCAGAGACTCCCCACCTATGACACTCTCTGGTCCCAAACACCTCGGAACTAAAGGTCAGCTCCAGAAAGAGGCACCAGCTGGAAGCTGCAGCCCGGGTGGCCTTTCTCTGCAGCAGGTGACCTCCTTGGCTATGGAGGACCCCCAAGAAGTAAAATCCTTCCACCAGCATCTGGGGGTTCACACGGACAGAGAACCTGACTCTGACGTCGTACGCAGAGGAGAGCCAAGGACACGAAGCTACGTAAAGGGCCAgctgcccctcctctcctctgtccAGATCGAGGGTCACCCCGTGTCCCTCCCTTTGCAGACTCCTTCCCGCCCATGTTCCCCCACAGACAAGGGTCCGAGTCCCTGGGGCTTGCTGGAGTCCCTCGTGTGTCCCAGTGATGAGGGTCCAACAAccgagactgaggcccagagcccaggccctCGGGCCCCAGACCTGGAGTCGCCCGTGGAGCTGGACTCTCTGTTCAGAGGCCTGGCCCTGACGGTACAGTGGGAGACCTGA